From the Toxotes jaculatrix isolate fToxJac2 chromosome 15, fToxJac2.pri, whole genome shotgun sequence genome, one window contains:
- the LOC121194832 gene encoding olfactory receptor 13C2-like — translation MDDELNVTYISLNGYVEVNKYRYVYFLIIFTVYILIICSNSTIVYLIVIHRNLHEPMYIFIAALLLNCVLYSTNIYPKLLTDFLSEKQIISYSACIFQFFVFYYTGSSEFLLLSAMAYDRYVSICKPLQYPTIMRKTTVSILLLLAWILPALHVSVFAIASAEAKLCNFTLNGIFCNNSIYQLQCVRSRFITIYGVVGLVVFTILPMFFIIFTYTKIFIISYRSCREVRKKAAETCLPHLLVLIIFSFFSVYDISIARVESNFTKTARLMMTLQSIVYPSFFNPLIYGLKMKEISKHLRRLLCSAKVI, via the coding sequence atgGATGATGAGTTAAATGTTACATACATATCTCTTAACGGGTATGTGGaagttaacaaatacagatatgtttattttctgattatatttacagtttatattcTAATAATCTGCAGTAATTCTACTATAGTGTACCTTATTGTGATTCACAGAAACCTCCATGAGccaatgtacattttcattgcagctttgcTACTGAACTGTGTCCTTTACAGCACTAATATTTACCCAAAGCTTCTGACTGactttttgtcagaaaaacagatcatatcatattcagcctgtatctttcagttttttgtattttattatacagGCAGTTCAGAGTTCTTActgttgtcagccatggcctatgacaggtatgtgtctatatgtaaacctctgcaatatccaactatcatgagaaaaaccactgtgagtattttgctgcttttagctTGGATTCTACCTGCTTTACATGTTTCAGTCTTTGCAATAGCGAGTGCTGAAGCTAAACTGTGTAACTTTActttaaatggaatattttgcaACAATTCAATTTACCAGCTTCAATGTGTGAGATCAAGATTCATTACTATATATGGTGTGGTTGGTTTAGTGGTCTTTACAATCCTCCCTATGTTCTTCATAATTTTCACATATACAAAGATATTTATAATATCCTATCGAAGTTGTAGAgaagtcaggaaaaaagctgcagagacctgtttacctcacctgttggttttaatcattttctcctttttttctgtatatgATATCAGCATAGCTCGAGTGGAATCCAACTTTACAAAAACTGCTCGTTTAATGATGACGCTACAATCAATTGTTtatccttctttttttaatccactgatatacggactgaaaatgaaagaaatttccaaacacctcagaagGTTGTTGTGTTCAGCCAAAGTCATCTGA
- the LOC121194722 gene encoding olfactory receptor 13C5-like → MDDELNVTYICLNGYVEVNKYRYVYFLIIFTVYILIICSNSTIVYLIVIHRNLHEPMYIFIAPLLLNCVLYSTTIYPKLLIDLLSEKQIISYSACLFQFFILYCLGSSEFLLLSAMAYDRYVSICKPLQYPTIMRKTTVSILLLLAWIVPALHISVPAIATAEVKLCNFTLNGIFCNNSIYQLHCVRSRFITMFGVVILLDLVILPMLFIIFTYTKIFIISYRTCREVRKKAAETCLPHLLVLITFCLLSLYDASIARVESNFPKTARLIMTLQTVCYQPLFNPLIYGLKMKEISKHLRRLLCSAKII, encoded by the coding sequence atgGATGATGAGTTAAATGTTACATACATATGTCTTAACGGGTATGTGGaagttaacaaatacagatatgtttattttctgattatatttacagtttatattcTAATAATCTGCAGTAATTCTACTATAGTGTACCTTATCGTGATTCACAGAAACCTCCATGAGccgatgtacattttcattgcacCTTTGCTACTGAACTGTGTCCTTTACAGTACGACTATTTACCCAAAGCTTCTGATTGATcttttgtcagaaaaacagatcatatcatattcagcctgtctctttcagttttttatactttattgttTAGGCAGTTCAGAATTCTTActgttgtcagccatggcctatgacaggtatgtgtctatatgtaaacctctgcaatatccaactatcatgagaaaaaccactgtgagtattttgctgcttttagctTGGATTGTACCTGCTTTACATATTTCAGTCCCTGCAATAGCGACTGCTGAAGTTAAACTGTGTAACTTTActttaaatggaatattttgtAACAATTCAATTTACCAGCTTCACTGTGTGAGATCAAGATTCATTACTATGTTTGGTGTGGTCATTTTATTAGATCTTGTTATCCTCCCAATGCTCTTCATAATTTTCACATATACAAAGATATTTATAATATCCTATCGAACTTGTAGAGAAGTCAGGAAAAAGGCTGCAGAgacctgtttacctcacctgCTGGTTTTAATCACTTTCTGCCTTTTAAGTCTATATGATGCTAGTATAGCTCGAGTGGAATCCAACTTTCCAAAAACTGCTCGTTTAATAATGACACTACAAACAGTTTGTTATCAGcctttgtttaatccactgatatacggactgaaaatgaaagaaatttccaaacacctcagaagGTTGTTGTGTTCAGCCAAAATCATCTGA
- the LOC121193941 gene encoding olfactory receptor 13C2-like codes for MDDELNVTYISLKGYVEVNKYRYVYFLIIFTVYILIICSNSTIVYLIMIHRNLHEPMYIFIAALLLNCVLYSTNIYPKFLTDVLSEKQIISYSACVFQFFVLYFTGTSEFFLLSAMAYDRYVSICEPLQYPTIMRKTTVNILLLLAWIVPALHISVLAIASVESKLCNVTLTGIFCNNSIYQLQCVRSRFITIYGVVGLLVFAILPMLFIIFTNTKIFIISYRSCREVRRKAAETCLPHLLVLISFSSLTVYDISIARVESNFPKTARLIMTLQIVLSHPLFNPLIYGLKMKEIFKHLRRLLCSPKII; via the coding sequence atgGATGATGAGTTAAATGTTACATACATATCTCTTAAGGGGTATGTGGaagttaacaaatacagatatgtttattttctgattatatttacagtttatattcTAATAATCTGCAGTAATTCTACTATAGTGTACCTTATCATGATTCACAGAAACCTCCATGAGccgatgtacattttcattgcagctttgcTACTGAACTGTGTCCTTTACAGCACTAATATTTACCCAAAGTTTCTGACTGACgttttgtcagaaaaacagatcatatcatattcagcttgtgtctttcagttttttgtactttattttacaggcACCTCAGAATTCTTTctgttgtcagccatggcctatgacaggtatgtgtctatatgtgaacctctgcaatatccaactatcatgagaaaaaccactgtgaatattttgctgcttttagctTGGATTGTACCTGCTTTACATATTTCAGTCCTTGCAATAGCGAGTGTTGAATCTAAACTGTGTAACGTTACTTTAACTGGAATATTTTGCAACAATTCAATTTACCAgcttcagtgtgtgagatcAAGATTCATTACTATATATGGTGTGGTTGGTTTATTGGTCTTTGCAATCCTCCCTATGCTCTTCATAATTTTCACAAATACAAAGATATTTATAATATCCTATCGAAGTTGTAGAGAAGTCAGgagaaaagctgcagagacctgTTTGCCTCACCTGTTGGTTTTAAtcagtttctcctctttgaCTGTGTATGATATCAGTATAGCTCGAGTGGAATCCAACTTTCCAAAAACTGCTCGTTTAATAATGACACTACAAATAGTTTTGTCTCATCCTTTGTTCAATCCACTGATAtacggactgaaaatgaaagaaattttcAAACACCTCAGAAGGTTGCTGTGTTCACCCAAAATCATCTGA
- the LOC121194893 gene encoding olfactory receptor 11A1-like codes for MDDEVNVTYISLNGYVEVNKYRYVYFLILFTVFILIIGSNSTIVYIIASHRNLHEPMYIFIAALLLNCVLYSTNIYPKLLTDVLSEKQIILYSACVFQFFILYCSGSSEFLLLSAMAYDRYVSICKPLQYPTIMRKTTVSILLLLAWILPALHVSIFAIASAEAKLCNFTLDGIFCNNSIYFLQCVRSRFITIYGVVGLLVFAILPMLFIIFTYTKIFIISYRSYREVRKKAAETCLPHLLVLITFSCFSVFDISIARVESNFPKTARLIMTLQSIVYPSLFNPLIYGLKMKEISKHLRRFFCSAKII; via the coding sequence atgGATGATGAGGTAAATGTTACATACATATCTCTTAACGGGTATGTGGaagttaacaaatacagatatgtttattttctgattttatttacagtttttattctAATAATCGGCAGTAATTCTACTATAGTGTACATTATCGCGAGTCACAGAAATCTCCATGAGccgatgtacattttcattgcagctttgcTACTGAACTGTGTCCTTTACAGCACTAATATTTACCCAAAGCTTCTGACTGACGTtttatcagaaaaacagatcatattatattcagcctgtgtctttcagttttttatactttattgttCAGGCAGTTCAGAATTCTTActgttgtcagccatggcctatgacaggtatgtgtctatatgtaaacctctgcaatatccaactatcatgagaaaaaccactgtgagtattttgctgcttttagctTGGATTCTACCTGCTTTACATGTTTCAATCTTTGCAATAGCGAGTGCTGAAGCTAAACTGTGTAACTTTACTTTAGATGGAATATTTTGCAACAATTCAATTTACTTCCTTCAATGTGTGAGATCACGATTCATTACTATATATGGTGTGGTTGGTTTATTGGTCTTTGCAATTCTTCCGATGCTCTTCATAATTTTCACATATACAAAGATATTTATAATATCCTATCGAAGTTATAGAgaagtcaggaaaaaagctgcagagacctgtttacctcacctgTTGGTTTTAATCACgttctcctgtttttctgtatttgatATCTCTATAGCTCGAGTGGAATCCAACTTTCCAAAAACTGCTCGTTTAATAATGACACTACAATCAATTGTTTATCcttctttgtttaatccactgatatacggactgaaaatgaaagaaatttcaAAACACCTCCGAAGGTTTTTTTGTTCAGCCAAAATCATCTGA
- the LOC121194823 gene encoding olfactory receptor 11A1-like, translated as MDDVVNVTYISLNGYVEVNKYRYVYFLIIFTVYVLIICSNSTIVYLIVIHRNLHEPMYIFIAALLLNCVLFTTTIYPKLLIDLLSEKQIISYSACIFQFFVLYCLGTSEFFLLSAMAYDRYVSICKPLQYPSIMRKTTVNILLLLAWIVPALHISVPLIASAEAKLCNFTLNGIFCNNSIYQLQCVSSRLITMFGVVNVLDLALLPMFFIIFTYTKIFIISYRTCREVRKKAAETCLPHLLVLISFSLLSVYDASIARVESNFPKTARLIMTLQTVCYQPLFNPLIYGLKMKEISKYLRRLLCSAKII; from the coding sequence atgGATGATGTGGTAAATGTTACATACATATCTCTTAACGGGTATGTGGaagttaacaaatacagatatgtttattttctgattatatttacagtttatgtTCTAATAATCTGCAGTAATTCTACTATAGTGTACCTTATTGTGATTCACAGAAACCTCCATGAGccgatgtacattttcattgcagctttaCTACTGAACTGTGTCCTTTTCACCACGACTATTTACCCAAAGCTTCTGATTGATcttttgtcagaaaaacagatcatatcatattcagcctgtatctttcagttttttgtacTTTATTGTTTAGGTACCTCAGAATTCTTTctgttgtcagccatggcctatgacaggtatgtgtctatatgtaaacctctgcaatatccatctatcatgagaaaaaccactgtgaatattttgctgcttttagctTGGATTGTACCTGCTTTACATATTTCAGTCCCTTTAATAGCGAGTGCTGAAGCTAAACTGTGTAACTTTACTTTGAATGGAATATTTTGCAACAATTCAATTTACCAGCTTCAATGTGTGAGCTCAAGACTCATTACTATGTTTGGTGTGGTCAATGTATTAGATCTTGCACTCCTCCCTATGTTCTTCATAATTTTCACATATACAAAGATATTTATAATATCCTATCGAACTTGTAGAgaagtcaggaaaaaagctgcagagacctgtttacctcacctgctggttttaatcagtttctccctcctgagtgtgtatGATGCCAGTATAGCTCGAGTGGAATCCAACTTTCCCAAAACTGCTCGTTTAATAATGACTCTACAAACAGTTTGTTATCAGcctttgtttaatccactgatatatggactgaaaatgaaagaaatttccaAATACCTCAGAAGGTTGTTGTGTTCAGCCAAAATCATCTGA
- the LOC121193942 gene encoding olfactory receptor 142-like — protein sequence MFTPGSSEYSECTQDTLRTHWDLITQITLGVNVTYICLNGYVEVNKYRYVYFLIIFTVYILIICSNSIIVYLIVIHRNLHEPMYIFIAALLLNCVLFTTTIYPKLLIDLLSEKQIISYSACLFQFFVLYCLGSSEFLLLSAMAYDRYVSICKPLQYPTIMRKTTVSIFLLLAWIVPALHISVPLIASAEAKLCNFTLNGIFCNNSIYQLQCVRSRFITMFGVVILLDLVILPMLFIIFTYTKIFIISYRSCREVRKKAAETCLPHLLVLISFFFLSLYDASIARVESNFPKPARLIMTLQTVCYQPLFNPLIYGLKMKEISKHLRRLLCSAKII from the exons ATGTTCACACCTGGCAGCTCTGAGTACAGTGAATGCACCCAAGATACACTGAGGACGCATTGGGATCTGATCACTCAGATCACACTTGGAG TTAATGTTACATACATATGTCTTAACGGGTATGTGGaagttaacaaatacagatatgtttattttctgattatatttacagtttatattcTAATAATCTGCAGTAATTCTATTATAGTGTACCTTATCGTGATTCACAGAAACCTCCATGAGccgatgtacattttcattgcagctttaCTACTGAACTGTGTCCTTTTCACCACGACTATTTACCCAAAGCTTCTGATTGATcttttgtcagaaaaacagatcatatcatattcagcctgtctctttcagttttttgtacTTTATTGTTTAGGCAGTTCAGAGTTCTTActgttgtcagccatggcctatgacaggtatgtgtctatatgtaaacctctgcaataTCCAACTATCATGAGAAAAACCACTGTGAGTATTTTCCTGCTTTTAGCTTGGATTGTACCTGCTTTACATATTTCAGTCCCTTTAATAGCGAGTGCTGAAGCTAAACTGTGTAACTTTActttaaatggaatattttgcaACAATTCAATTTACCAgcttcagtgtgtgagatcAAGATTCATTACTATGTTTGGTGTGGTCATTTTATTAGATCTTGTAATCCTCCCAATGCTCTTCATAATTTTCACATATACAAAGATATTTATAATATCCTATCGAAGTTGTAGAgaagtcaggaaaaaagctgcagagacctgtttacctcacctgctggttttaatcagtttcttctttttaagTCTATATGATGCCAGTATAGCTCGAGTGGAATCCAACTTTCCAAAACCTGCTCGTTTAATAATGACATTACAAACAGTTTGCTATCAGcctttgtttaatccactgatatatggactgaaaatgaaagaaatttccaaacacctcagaagGTTGTTGTGCTCAGCCAAAATCATCTGA